A window of Acidobacteriota bacterium genomic DNA:
AGACGCATGCGAACGTCACTACCGCCACCTTCATCTTGTCGAAGATGCCTAGGAAGAGTATTGCTACTGGAACAATAGCTATTGGGGGCATTGGTCGCAGAAACTCGACTAAGGGGTTGATGAGCTTGAATAGGAATCTATGGAATCCCATCGCCAGGCCTGCCGGGACGGAGATGAGGAGGGCGATCAAAAAGCCTAGTAGGGCTCGAGCAAGGGTGCGGAAGATGTGGGGTAGAATTTCTAGTATGCCACCCTCTGCCACCAGGAAGTTCGCAACTTCAGTGAATGGAGGGAGGTAAACTGACGGCTCGACGATCTCGCTTCTGGCAAATACCTCCCATCCACCAATCAACGCAAGGAAAATTCCTGCCCATCCCTTTCTTGCGGCGAGCCTAGCAAGGCTTTGCCTCATTTCAGCCTCTCCAGCGCGTCGAGTATCTGATGCCTATATTGATCAAAATCATCTGATTTCTTGGTAGAGTGCTGGCGAGGTCGAGGCAGTTGGATTTGAATGTCAGCTGCTAGAGATCCGGGTGGTCCTTTCATTACTAATAAGCGGTCAGCCATGTAAATAGCTTCTTCGGGGTCATGTGTTACAAAGAGTACCGTCATCCTCGGTTCTGAGCGTCGCCAAATATCTAAAAGTTCATCTTCGAGGCGCGACTTAGTGATCGCGTCAAGTGCGCCGTATGGCTCATCCATGAGGAGTACTTGTGGTTTCCTGGCGAGGGCTCGCGCGACGGCTGCTCTTTGCTGCATGCCGCCTGAGAGTTCTCTTGGGTACCGGGCCCAGTCTTTGTGGAGTCCTACCGTCTCTAGAGCTTGCTTGACACGTCGTTCGATAGCTGCAGAGTTTAGATTGAGGTATTCTAAGCCTATCGCGATGTTTTCTTTGACCGTGAGCCAGGGGAATAGAGAGGCGGAATAGTTCTGGGGTACAAGCATTATTGATGGGCTTGGTCCATCAACCGAAGTATTGTCCCAGGAGATTCTGCCGGCCGACGGCTTGGTTAATCCAGAAATCGAACGCAACAATGTGGTTTTTCCGCACCCGGATACCCCGATGAGGGTTACAAAGCTGCCGCGCTCGACACGAAGATCAATTGGCCCTAGGGCAGTAAATCGCTCGAATTGCGAAGTGCTTTCGTCACTGAAACTCTTGCAGACCCCTTTCAGTTCGAGCACGCACCGCCTCCAGCTATCCTTCCTGCTGCCATCTGACGCCCTTATTTGCAGTGAGTACTATACTGGTAGAGTTCAGATTTGACCTTCCGGGAAGACCTCTTCTAAGTTTGGCTGCGAGTCGATGAATCCGAGGCGAAGGAGTAGGCTAGAAGTTATTTGCAGTTGTTCCTTTGAGAGTCGATTTCCAAAGTTTGGGAATCGCATTTTCGATGCTACCTCAGGCTTGATCTTTGTGTAGACTGTTACAAGTC
This region includes:
- a CDS encoding ABC transporter permease, with protein sequence MRQSLARLAARKGWAGIFLALIGGWEVFARSEIVEPSVYLPPFTEVANFLVAEGGILEILPHIFRTLARALLGFLIALLISVPAGLAMGFHRFLFKLINPLVEFLRPMPPIAIVPVAILFLGIFDKMKVAVVTFACVWPILVNTCSGVRNIEQEILDAASLLSLPYLKLMRSVVLMASLPFIVSGAKIALSISVIVSVAAEMIVGNKGIGFYILDAERSFRFVEMYAGLLVLAAFGLALNVLFSSSIEKLMPWEQS
- a CDS encoding ABC transporter ATP-binding protein, which translates into the protein MLELKGVCKSFSDESTSQFERFTALGPIDLRVERGSFVTLIGVSGCGKTTLLRSISGLTKPSAGRISWDNTSVDGPSPSIMLVPQNYSASLFPWLTVKENIAIGLEYLNLNSAAIERRVKQALETVGLHKDWARYPRELSGGMQQRAAVARALARKPQVLLMDEPYGALDAITKSRLEDELLDIWRRSEPRMTVLFVTHDPEEAIYMADRLLVMKGPPGSLAADIQIQLPRPRQHSTKKSDDFDQYRHQILDALERLK